A segment of the Pseudoalteromonas piscicida genome:
TGAGCTGGAAACAGTCTCAAAGCTTTAGGGGGTTTATCAAAACCACCAAGCATAAAAAACCCATGCATGGCATGGGTTTTTTGTTTCTTTTCTTTGATTATGCAAACAATGCGTTTGCCTTCTCAACGATATTTTCTACCGTAAAGCCGAATAGCTTGAATAGCTCATCAGCAGGCGCTGACTCACCAAACGTTGTCATACCAACGATAGCACCATTTAGGCCTACATATTTATACCAGAAGTCCTCAATACCCGCTTCGATAGCGACGCGACGCGTTACTGAGCTTGGTAGTACGCTTTCTTTGTATGCTGGAGATTGCGCATCAAAAATGTCCGTTGAAGGCATAGACACAACACGTACCTTTTTACCTTCTGCACGAAGCTTATCCGCAGACTCCACCGCAAGTTGCACTTCAGAACCGGTTGCAATAAGGATGATTTCAGGCTCACCATCACAAGATAGTACATAACCACCTTGCTTAATCGCTGCAACTTGCTCAGCGGTACGTGGCTGCTGCGCAAGACCTTGACGGGTAAATACCAGTGCAGATGGGCCATCAGCGCGTTCAACCGCTTGCTGCCAAGCAACTGCTGACTCAACTTGGTCACATGGACGCCAGCTCGCTAGGTTTGGCGTAGTCCGTAAGTTCGCCATTTGTTCTACTGGCTGATGTGTTGGACCATCTTCACCAAGACCGATTGAATCATGGGTATACACAAAGATGCTTCTTTGCTTCATCAATGCAGCCATACGTACGGCATTACGCGCATATTCCATAAACATCAGGAACGTCGCACCGTAAGGGATAAAGCCTCTGTGCAGTGCAATACCGTTCATGATGGCAGACATACCAAATTCACGCACACCGTAGAAAATATAGTTACCCGCAGCATCTTCTGCCGTTAAGCCTTTAGATTGATCCCAAAGTGTTAAGTTAGAACCCGCAAGGTCAGCAGAGCCACCCATAAACTCAGGTAGAATTGGACCATAAGCATTCAATGCATTTTGTGATGCTTTACGAGTTGCAGGGTTTGCAGGATTCGCTTGAAGCTCTGCGATATACGCTTCTGTTTTCTCTGACCAGTCTGCTGGAAGCTCGCCTTTCATGCGACGCTCAAATTCAGCAGCAAGCTCAGGGTAATGCATTTGGTATTCAGTGAACTTAATCAACCAGTCACTCTGTTGATTTTGACCACGCGCTGTTGCGTCCCATTTTGCGTACACATCTTCTGGTACTTCAAATGCGCCGTGTTCCCAACCAAGGAATTCACGTGCTGCTTTGATTTCATCATCACCTAGCGGTGCACCGTGACAATCATGGCTACCTGATTTGTTTGGTGAACCATAACCGATAACCGTTTTACAACAAATAAGAGTTGGCTTACCAGACTCTGCTTGCGCCGCTTCGATAGCGGCTTTAATCGCATCGCTATCGTGGCCATCAACACCGGCGATAACATGCCAACCATAAGACTCAAAACGTTTAGGTGTATCGTCGCTAAACCAACCTTCAACTTCACCGTCGATTGAAATACCGTTGTCATCCCAAAACGCAATCAGTTTGCCAAGACCAAGAGTACCCGCTAGTGAACAAGCTTCGTGTGAGATACCTTCCATCAAACAACCATCACCTAAGAATGCATAGGCATAGTGATTAACGATGTCGTAATCTTCACGGTTAAACTGTGCAGCCAATGCTTTTTCAGCAATCGCCATACCTACCGCATTAGTAATACCCTGACCTAATGGGCCAGTGGTAGTTTCAATACCTGGTGCGTAACCATATTCTGGGTGGCCTGGTGTTTTTGAGTGTAGCTGACGGAAGTTTTTGATGTCATCAATTGATAAGTCATAACCCGACAAATGCAACAATGAATAAATTAACATCGAGCCATGACCGTTTGATAATACGAAGCGATCTCTGTCGAACCACTCAGGATTACTTGGGTTGTGCTTTAAAAAATCGCGCCAAAGTACTTCTGCGATGTCCGCCATGCCCATAGGGGCTCCTGGGTGGCCAGACTTGGCCTTTTGTACAGCGTCCATGGAAAGAACGCGAATTGCATTAGCAAGTTCTTTGCGAGATGGCATGAATTCTCCTACCTTTAAATGTGTTTCGCGGGGGTTTGAGCCCATTCTTACTTATTTATATGGCTAACTGCAACGGCAAAGGCCATAAAAAAACGGGTACAGACGGACTTTTTCCGACCATTAAAAAAGTTTGCACAATTTTGGACGTCTAGGCGTAAAATAACTAGTCAATGCCTAGGTTTTTTGGTTAGAATACGCCCCTTAATTTTTCGCGCTGTCCCTGATGTTTGTGAAGCGCAATATTTGTGAGCATAAATACAATGGCTAAACATTTATTTACTTCTGAATCTGTTTCTGAGGGCCATCCAGATAAAATCGCCGATCAGATCTCTGATGCGGTTCTAGATGCCATCCTTGAGCAAGATCCAAAAGCACGTGTTGCGTGTGAAACTTACGTTAAAACCGGTATGGTTATGGTTGGTGGTGAAATCACAACTAGCGCTTGGGTTGATATCGAGGAATTAACTCGTAAGACCGTGCGTGAAATTGGTTACACACACTCTGACATGGGCTTTGACGCTGATTCATGTGCAATCCTTAACACCATTGGTAAGCAATCACCTGATATCAACCAAGGTGTTGATCGTTCTCGTCCAGAAGAACAAGGTGCTGGTGACCAAGGTCTAATGTTTGGTTACGCGTGTAACGAAACTGACGTACTTATGCCTGCGCCTATCACTTACTCACACCGTCTAGTTCAGCGACAAGCGCAAGTTCGTAAAGACGGTACGCTACCTTGGTTACGTCCAGACGCTAAGTCTCAGGTAACATTCGCGTACGAAAACGGTAAAGCAGTAGGTATCGACGCAGTCGTATTATCTACCCAGCACTGTGATTCTGTATCACAAGCTGACCTTGTAGAAG
Coding sequences within it:
- the tkt gene encoding transketolase, which codes for MPSRKELANAIRVLSMDAVQKAKSGHPGAPMGMADIAEVLWRDFLKHNPSNPEWFDRDRFVLSNGHGSMLIYSLLHLSGYDLSIDDIKNFRQLHSKTPGHPEYGYAPGIETTTGPLGQGITNAVGMAIAEKALAAQFNREDYDIVNHYAYAFLGDGCLMEGISHEACSLAGTLGLGKLIAFWDDNGISIDGEVEGWFSDDTPKRFESYGWHVIAGVDGHDSDAIKAAIEAAQAESGKPTLICCKTVIGYGSPNKSGSHDCHGAPLGDDEIKAAREFLGWEHGAFEVPEDVYAKWDATARGQNQQSDWLIKFTEYQMHYPELAAEFERRMKGELPADWSEKTEAYIAELQANPANPATRKASQNALNAYGPILPEFMGGSADLAGSNLTLWDQSKGLTAEDAAGNYIFYGVREFGMSAIMNGIALHRGFIPYGATFLMFMEYARNAVRMAALMKQRSIFVYTHDSIGLGEDGPTHQPVEQMANLRTTPNLASWRPCDQVESAVAWQQAVERADGPSALVFTRQGLAQQPRTAEQVAAIKQGGYVLSCDGEPEIILIATGSEVQLAVESADKLRAEGKKVRVVSMPSTDIFDAQSPAYKESVLPSSVTRRVAIEAGIEDFWYKYVGLNGAIVGMTTFGESAPADELFKLFGFTVENIVEKANALFA
- the metK gene encoding methionine adenosyltransferase; the encoded protein is MAKHLFTSESVSEGHPDKIADQISDAVLDAILEQDPKARVACETYVKTGMVMVGGEITTSAWVDIEELTRKTVREIGYTHSDMGFDADSCAILNTIGKQSPDINQGVDRSRPEEQGAGDQGLMFGYACNETDVLMPAPITYSHRLVQRQAQVRKDGTLPWLRPDAKSQVTFAYENGKAVGIDAVVLSTQHCDSVSQADLVEAVMETIIKPTLPAELITEATKFFINPTGRFVIGGPMGDCGLTGRKIIVDTYGGMARHGGGAFSGKDPSKVDRSAAYAARYVAKNIVAAGLADKCEIQVSYAIGVAEPTSISVETFGTAKLDESRLIELIRAHFDLRPYGLITMLDLERPIYQPTAAYGHFGREEFPWEATDKADALRAAAGL